One window from the genome of Lentibacillus daqui encodes:
- the nhaC gene encoding Na+/H+ antiporter NhaC: MFPIRPKYNPSVVESIIFFVLIVAMISFFIIKLETSPHIPITLAIFLLIAYGLFRQISFKDLEEGMIFGAKSGMGAIFLFMLIGVLISSWIISGTIPALINVGFHVIGGTWFYAIVFAITSLVGVSLGSSLTTSATIGVAFIGMGSALDASMAITAGAIVSGAFFGDKMSPLSDTTNLASTIVEVDLFDHIKHMCLTTIPAFIISFIIFAFLSPNGSVPLENIMQYQRALEASQLIHWTSWLPLLVLVVCTIFKTPAFIALGLSSSLATLLAGITSHLTWSDIWNTWFNGYTANTNFEPMNELLTRGGITSMLSTVSLVILALGFGGLLFVTGIIPSILNAFKEKLRRVRTIIISTALTAIGVNVFIGEQYLSILLTGETYKGIYNRAELPNKVLSRTLEDAGTVINPLVPWSVCGVFIADVLDVPVLTYLPFAFFCLLSPIITVIFGGRGQQSESPGK; this comes from the coding sequence ATGTTTCCAATTCGGCCAAAATATAACCCTTCCGTTGTGGAATCGATTATTTTCTTTGTACTCATCGTAGCTATGATTAGTTTTTTCATCATTAAGCTGGAAACATCGCCACATATCCCGATTACACTCGCCATCTTTTTGCTCATCGCCTATGGGCTGTTCCGGCAAATTTCATTTAAAGATCTGGAAGAAGGAATGATCTTCGGTGCAAAATCCGGCATGGGAGCCATTTTCTTATTCATGTTAATTGGTGTGCTCATCAGCAGCTGGATCATTAGCGGAACCATTCCAGCATTAATTAACGTCGGTTTTCATGTTATTGGCGGGACATGGTTTTATGCCATTGTATTTGCGATCACATCCCTAGTCGGAGTCTCGCTTGGCAGTTCATTAACAACGTCAGCAACCATTGGCGTTGCCTTTATCGGCATGGGGAGTGCCCTTGATGCCTCCATGGCCATTACCGCCGGCGCCATTGTTTCCGGAGCGTTTTTCGGGGATAAGATGTCACCATTATCCGATACAACGAATTTGGCATCAACAATCGTGGAAGTTGACTTGTTTGATCATATTAAGCATATGTGTTTGACTACGATCCCGGCATTTATTATTTCATTTATTATCTTTGCTTTTCTTTCACCAAATGGATCCGTGCCATTAGAAAATATTATGCAATATCAACGTGCATTGGAAGCGTCACAATTAATTCATTGGACATCATGGCTGCCATTACTAGTTCTAGTCGTTTGTACCATTTTTAAAACGCCTGCATTTATTGCGCTCGGTTTAAGCAGCTCACTGGCAACACTGCTTGCGGGAATAACCAGTCATTTAACCTGGTCGGATATATGGAACACGTGGTTTAACGGTTATACCGCCAACACCAATTTCGAACCAATGAATGAATTGCTAACGCGGGGCGGCATCACGAGCATGTTGTCAACAGTATCGCTCGTTATATTAGCCTTAGGATTCGGGGGATTACTATTTGTAACAGGAATTATTCCATCCATCCTAAATGCGTTTAAAGAGAAACTGAGACGAGTCCGGACGATTATTATTTCCACCGCACTTACAGCAATTGGGGTCAATGTGTTTATTGGAGAGCAATATTTGTCTATTCTGCTAACTGGCGAAACGTATAAAGGTATTTACAACCGAGCGGAGCTGCCAAATAAAGTATTATCCCGGACACTGGAGGATGCCGGCACTGTCATTAATCCACTAGTTCCATGGAGTGTATGCGGTGTGTTTATAGCCGATGTACTGGATGTTCCCGTGTTAACTTACCTGCCATTTGCCTTCTTTTGTTTATTAAGCCCGATTATCACCGTCATTTTTGGTGGAAGAGGACAACAATCCGAATCACCGGGTAAGTAG
- a CDS encoding cobalamin-binding protein, with the protein MRVVSICPSNTEIVAYLGKTDVLVGVDNFSDWPKEVEELPKLGPDLSIDMDKVAELKPDLILASLSVPGMEKNIAALKERGLPHIILNPNSLDEIARDIQTVGEALGDPDLGEDKANTFRSQIARYRTRAQRRQTTPRLYWEWWPKPIFTPGKANWLTEISQLAGACNIFATEDVANFQTTWDQVKKRDPDHVCMVWVGVKEEKMRPELVKKRPGWNEMKAIKTGNIHVMEESLYCRPSPRLLEGLQKLDKILGS; encoded by the coding sequence ATGCGGGTTGTGTCAATTTGCCCGAGTAATACGGAGATTGTTGCTTATTTGGGGAAAACGGATGTACTAGTCGGTGTGGATAATTTTTCAGATTGGCCAAAAGAAGTAGAGGAACTACCGAAACTTGGCCCGGATTTATCGATTGACATGGATAAAGTAGCAGAGCTAAAACCTGATCTAATATTGGCCTCATTGAGTGTACCAGGCATGGAAAAAAATATTGCTGCACTCAAAGAACGCGGACTCCCGCATATTATCCTTAATCCAAACTCACTTGACGAGATTGCCCGTGATATCCAGACTGTAGGAGAGGCATTGGGTGACCCGGATCTTGGCGAGGACAAAGCCAATACATTTCGATCGCAAATAGCCCGTTATCGAACAAGAGCACAAAGGCGGCAAACTACCCCAAGATTATATTGGGAGTGGTGGCCGAAACCGATATTCACTCCAGGAAAAGCTAACTGGCTAACAGAAATCAGTCAGCTTGCTGGTGCCTGTAATATTTTTGCCACGGAGGATGTTGCCAATTTCCAAACAACCTGGGATCAAGTAAAAAAGCGTGACCCGGATCATGTTTGCATGGTGTGGGTTGGGGTCAAGGAGGAGAAAATGCGGCCGGAGTTGGTCAAAAAGCGACCAGGATGGAATGAGATGAAGGCGATTAAGACAGGGAACATTCATGTAATGGAAGAATCTTTATATTGCCGCCCCTCCCCAAGGTTGTTAGAAGGTTTACAGAAATTGGATAAAATATTGGGAAGCTGA
- the map gene encoding type I methionyl aminopeptidase has translation MITRKSKREIEMMQKSGDLLVQCHKEIAQMIKPGITTKEIDTFVEEFLAKHGATPEQKGFEGYPFAICASVNDEICHGFPNDEKLVEGDIVTIDIVVNLNGGLADSAWTYAVGEIDQVGKHLLDVTKQSLYKGIEQAQAGNRIGDIGHAIQTYAEGEGFSVVRDFTGHGIGPTIHEEPHIPHFGLPNKGLRLKEGMVITIEPMINEGTWKSKMDSNNWTARTVDGGRSAQYEHTIVITKDGPLVTTEQDRDV, from the coding sequence ATGATAACACGAAAAAGTAAACGTGAGATTGAAATGATGCAGAAGTCGGGTGATTTATTGGTGCAGTGTCATAAGGAAATTGCTCAAATGATTAAACCAGGAATCACTACGAAGGAAATTGATACATTTGTTGAGGAGTTTTTGGCAAAACATGGGGCGACCCCCGAACAGAAAGGCTTTGAGGGCTATCCATTTGCTATCTGTGCCTCTGTTAATGATGAAATTTGCCATGGTTTCCCCAATGATGAAAAATTGGTAGAAGGCGATATTGTCACCATTGATATTGTCGTCAACTTAAATGGGGGATTAGCCGATTCAGCTTGGACCTATGCAGTTGGGGAAATTGATCAGGTTGGAAAGCATTTGTTGGATGTAACGAAACAATCGCTTTATAAAGGGATTGAGCAAGCCCAGGCAGGTAACCGGATTGGCGATATCGGTCACGCCATTCAAACCTATGCAGAAGGGGAAGGATTTTCCGTAGTGCGTGACTTTACCGGGCATGGCATTGGCCCAACGATTCACGAGGAGCCGCATATCCCGCATTTTGGTCTGCCAAATAAAGGGTTGCGTTTAAAAGAAGGCATGGTCATCACAATTGAGCCGATGATCAATGAAGGTACATGGAAAAGTAAAATGGACAGTAATAACTGGACAGCGAGAACCGTTGATGGAGGACGTTCAGCACAATATGAGCACACCATCGTGATTACGAAGGATGGTCCATTGGTGACGACCGAACAGGATCGCGACGTGTAA
- a CDS encoding YjcZ family sporulation protein, with amino-acid sequence MNGGFALIVVLFILLIIVGAGGYAGGGYY; translated from the coding sequence ATGAACGGTGGATTTGCATTAATCGTCGTATTATTCATCTTATTGATTATCGTTGGTGCTGGTGGTTATGCTGGCGGTGGATACTATTAA
- a CDS encoding (S)-benzoin forming benzil reductase, whose translation MKYAIVTGVSQGLGEAVAKLFIESGIHVIGISRNNNKKLTTLAEQNNVLFQHLSCDLGNLEILEQTIDQMNAFLFQEEPTTIYLVNNAAVLEPIAQATEINNLELQNHVQVNAIAPMVLMNSLIRKALEEDVRFIGVNVTSGAAEKPYYGWSAYCSTKAGINMYTRTVAVEQDQLGTGNKVIAFSPGIMDTQMQEKIRASSAADFVEVDTFRNYKQRNLLKDTDAVGGVLVDILTDESNIVNGKVYDVKDYF comes from the coding sequence GTGAAGTATGCAATCGTAACAGGGGTTTCGCAGGGGTTAGGTGAAGCAGTTGCCAAATTATTTATTGAATCCGGTATACATGTGATAGGCATTTCCCGAAATAACAATAAAAAATTGACAACACTTGCCGAGCAAAATAATGTATTATTCCAACATTTATCCTGTGACTTAGGCAATTTAGAAATACTGGAGCAGACAATCGATCAAATGAATGCATTTTTGTTTCAGGAAGAACCGACAACTATTTACTTGGTAAACAATGCCGCGGTACTAGAACCTATTGCTCAAGCTACGGAGATAAACAATCTTGAACTGCAAAACCATGTACAGGTAAATGCGATTGCGCCAATGGTCTTAATGAATTCATTAATAAGAAAAGCATTAGAAGAAGATGTGCGTTTTATTGGTGTAAATGTTACATCCGGTGCAGCAGAAAAACCATATTATGGATGGAGTGCCTACTGCAGTACAAAGGCTGGGATCAATATGTATACAAGAACAGTTGCAGTGGAACAGGATCAATTGGGGACCGGGAACAAGGTAATCGCCTTTAGCCCAGGAATCATGGATACGCAAATGCAAGAAAAGATTCGTGCTAGTTCTGCTGCTGATTTCGTTGAAGTGGATACATTCCGCAACTACAAACAACGAAATTTGCTAAAAGATACAGATGCTGTTGGTGGCGTGCTCGTTGATATTTTGACCGACGAATCCAATATTGTAAATGGAAAAGTGTACGATGTAAAAGACTATTTTTAA
- a CDS encoding S-ribosylhomocysteine lyase, whose amino-acid sequence MAEKMNVESFNLDHTKVKAPYVRLVGVTEGANGDKIYKYDIRFKQPNKEHMDMPGLHSLEHLMAENIREHLDNVLDIGPMGCQTGFYLSVFNNDDYDEVLDAIEKTLNDVLEAAEVPACNEVQCGWAASHSLEDAKEIARQMLQSRNEWHQVFA is encoded by the coding sequence ATGGCGGAAAAAATGAACGTGGAAAGCTTTAACCTGGATCATACTAAAGTGAAGGCACCATATGTACGTTTGGTTGGTGTAACAGAGGGCGCCAATGGAGACAAGATATATAAATATGATATTCGTTTTAAGCAGCCAAATAAGGAACATATGGATATGCCTGGGCTTCATTCATTAGAGCACCTAATGGCCGAGAATATCCGGGAACATCTGGATAATGTGCTTGATATCGGTCCAATGGGCTGCCAAACAGGCTTTTATTTATCCGTTTTTAACAACGATGATTACGATGAGGTACTGGACGCGATTGAAAAAACATTAAACGATGTGTTAGAGGCTGCAGAGGTACCTGCATGTAATGAGGTTCAGTGCGGGTGGGCCGCAAGTCATAGCCTTGAAGACGCCAAGGAAATTGCCCGGCAAATGCTCCAATCACGCAACGAATGGCACCAGGTTTTCGCATAG
- a CDS encoding YhcN/YlaJ family sporulation lipoprotein — protein sequence MKFKLLCVVFAAMFALAACGNGNNGANNDNNGDNDGAQPTRYNNNANDENHGQSLRNAQNADRDRGNLNNNNVNDRNNNGNNNDRYDISKEAADRITDEVAGIDRAYVVTTRNNAYVAAGLDENNNDNDNVNNDNGVNDNNTGVNNNNGVNNNNNGAMNDNNGVTNNNRADNGDALTDETKRQIRDIVKDVDNNIDNVYVSTNPDFLNLADNYADDLNNGKPVRGFFDQVGNMIQRVFPQGHNNR from the coding sequence ATGAAGTTCAAACTTTTATGTGTTGTATTTGCAGCAATGTTCGCACTTGCAGCATGTGGTAATGGAAACAACGGGGCAAACAATGACAACAATGGGGATAACGACGGTGCACAACCAACACGGTACAATAACAATGCAAACGATGAAAACCATGGTCAATCGTTAAGAAATGCACAAAATGCGGATCGTGACCGTGGTAATTTGAATAATAACAACGTCAATGACCGTAATAACAATGGCAATAACAACGATCGTTATGATATTTCCAAAGAAGCGGCAGACCGTATTACAGATGAAGTGGCCGGAATCGATCGTGCCTATGTCGTAACAACAAGAAACAATGCCTATGTTGCAGCGGGACTAGATGAAAATAACAATGACAATGACAACGTTAATAACGATAATGGCGTCAACGACAATAATACTGGTGTTAACAACAATAACGGTGTAAACAATAACAATAATGGCGCGATGAATGATAACAATGGTGTAACGAATAACAACCGTGCGGACAATGGTGATGCACTAACAGATGAGACAAAACGTCAAATCCGTGACATTGTTAAAGATGTGGACAACAATATTGACAATGTATATGTTTCCACAAACCCGGATTTCCTTAACCTTGCCGACAACTATGCTGACGATTTAAACAATGGTAAACCGGTTCGCGGATTTTTCGACCAAGTTGGTAACATGATCCAACGCGTATTCCCACAAGGACATAACAATCGCTAA
- a CDS encoding YhdB family protein — protein sequence MDIPDYDKALYYSLWGQWDDLLVLMVRTQDDMLSKKIQHFLHAYHYSLDQTKILQLHDELLYYIDHAMKQTPTAVMEV from the coding sequence ATGGATATACCTGATTACGATAAGGCATTGTATTACTCACTATGGGGGCAATGGGACGACTTATTAGTGCTGATGGTACGTACACAAGATGATATGCTTTCGAAAAAAATCCAGCATTTTCTGCATGCGTATCATTACTCACTTGATCAAACAAAAATTCTCCAATTGCATGATGAATTACTTTACTATATTGATCATGCCATGAAACAAACACCAACTGCCGTCATGGAGGTTTAA
- a CDS encoding anti-sigma factor domain-containing protein, with product MRKGIVMEKHRRYTIVMTDNGLFFKTKPLGDTASIGTEVSVEMLERKGRYLFSFYPGQTVKNAFRFIAMAFFLLLFAFPLYVISSNKRTYAYVNIDINPSVELEIDEQMHVRSIKPLNDDANVLMDQLSNYKNEPLDRTVSRIMVKTEQSGLMTHGKKVIVGVSYVKSCKVPVLNKLEQYFRGQHGDWKIVSFRVPEEIRRTAKQQDRAMNEVMAKKFEEGSTKVRKEIEKLKPNEQAIIHSFYQ from the coding sequence GTGAGAAAAGGGATTGTAATGGAGAAACACCGCCGATATACGATTGTAATGACTGACAATGGCCTGTTTTTCAAAACGAAGCCACTTGGGGATACTGCATCGATTGGCACTGAAGTTTCCGTTGAAATGCTGGAAAGGAAAGGACGCTATTTATTCTCTTTTTACCCCGGGCAAACAGTAAAAAACGCATTTCGATTTATTGCCATGGCTTTCTTTTTACTTCTGTTTGCGTTTCCACTTTATGTAATATCCAGCAATAAGCGAACATATGCCTACGTAAATATTGATATAAACCCAAGTGTGGAATTGGAAATCGATGAACAGATGCATGTCCGCTCCATTAAGCCGTTAAACGATGATGCAAATGTACTTATGGATCAATTATCCAATTATAAAAATGAACCATTGGATCGAACCGTTTCACGTATAATGGTAAAAACCGAACAGTCGGGCTTGATGACACATGGTAAAAAAGTCATAGTTGGTGTTAGTTATGTAAAAAGCTGTAAGGTTCCCGTGTTGAATAAATTGGAACAATATTTCCGTGGTCAACATGGTGATTGGAAGATTGTTTCCTTTCGTGTGCCCGAAGAAATTAGAAGAACAGCCAAACAACAGGATAGAGCCATGAATGAGGTGATGGCAAAAAAGTTTGAAGAAGGTTCCACGAAGGTAAGGAAAGAAATAGAAAAGCTAAAACCTAATGAACAAGCAATTATCCATTCTTTTTATCAATAA
- the sigI gene encoding RNA polymerase sigma factor SigI, translated as MKHKDQSLEEIISSIQAGDERAQYNLLRTYQPFIAKCVSEVCKRYIDPKQDDEFSIGLAAFNEAILTYSADRGSSFLSFAKLVVKRKVIDYIRFIQKNPIAASLDESYDEEQMENHSEIVAVKEIYQQEQDTWHRREEIAEFKEKLKDYKLSLAELTEISPKHRDARDSAVHTARVLFNDPELRSFVERKKKLPIKALVKKVDVSKKTLERNRKYILAIFIVLSNDFVYLNDYLKGVGR; from the coding sequence TTGAAACATAAAGACCAATCCCTGGAAGAAATAATTTCCTCCATCCAAGCGGGGGATGAACGGGCACAGTACAATTTATTGAGAACCTACCAGCCGTTTATTGCCAAATGCGTTTCAGAGGTTTGTAAACGATATATTGATCCCAAACAGGATGATGAATTCAGCATCGGTTTAGCAGCATTTAACGAGGCAATTTTAACTTATTCTGCCGACCGGGGGAGTTCCTTTCTATCCTTTGCCAAACTAGTAGTAAAACGTAAAGTGATCGATTATATTCGTTTTATCCAAAAGAACCCCATTGCTGCATCGCTGGATGAGAGCTATGATGAGGAACAAATGGAAAACCACAGCGAGATTGTTGCGGTCAAAGAAATTTATCAACAAGAACAGGATACATGGCATCGAAGGGAAGAAATTGCCGAATTTAAGGAAAAATTAAAGGACTATAAATTATCCCTGGCTGAGTTAACCGAGATCTCGCCAAAGCACCGTGATGCCAGAGACTCCGCAGTTCATACAGCGCGTGTTTTGTTTAATGATCCTGAATTAAGATCGTTTGTTGAACGCAAGAAAAAACTTCCCATCAAAGCACTTGTCAAAAAAGTGGATGTCAGTAAAAAAACATTGGAACGAAACAGGAAATATATTTTGGCTATTTTTATTGTACTTAGTAATGATTTCGTATATCTGAATGATTATCTCAAGGGGGTGGGTAGGTGA
- a CDS encoding ABC transporter ATP-binding protein — protein sequence MKQSTEKRLVGYALQFKKSIIIGLVCLMIAVCLELAGPLIAKTVIDDHILGVEGNWIQVNSQHDRNTVTFDDQQYKRADRVTGQEQTGETKTILQVGNSYYLADGDLPLSGKRSVDGNTILIKQGNDTQTYTAEKLSLSEIYPFFKPEQRPILFLLGLYVALLVIAAFFQFFQTFLLQKVSNQIVKKMRNDVFAHTQRLPINYYVDQPAGKIVARITNDTEAIRDLYERVLSIVVTSIIYMAGIFIALFLLDVTLAAFSLLVIPLILGWMKVYKYFGTKYNTVIRSTVSAINGNINEAIQGMPIIQAFRREKQTKAEFETLNERNFTYQRKLVKLSALTSYNLVTVFRNLAFVGFIWYFGSFSLEPGSIISIGVLYAFVDYLNRLFEPLEDIVNQLPLIEQARVAGNRVFTLMDHQGEDVQVRKIDKYRGNIDFNHVSFAYDDKDYVIKDMSFSVKAGQTVAFVGHTGSGKSSIMNLLFRFYDPQHGTITIDGQKTVALSRQQVRSHMGIVLQDPFLFSGTVISNVTMNDPNITREMAIAALQAVGANRFIEKLPDRYDEKVTEGGTTFSLGERQLISFARALAFDPAILILDEATANIDTETEHMIQRALDVLKQGRTTLVIAHRLSTIQQADAIFVLEHGEIVEQGNHETLIQQKGLYHQMYQMQQGRTRQAG from the coding sequence ATGAAACAATCAACCGAAAAACGTTTAGTTGGTTATGCGTTACAGTTTAAAAAAAGTATTATTATTGGCCTGGTTTGCTTAATGATTGCTGTGTGCCTGGAACTTGCCGGGCCACTCATTGCCAAAACAGTAATTGATGATCATATTCTTGGGGTGGAAGGTAACTGGATACAGGTGAACAGCCAACACGATCGCAATACCGTTACCTTTGATGACCAACAGTATAAACGCGCCGATCGGGTTACCGGTCAAGAACAAACAGGGGAAACAAAGACCATTTTACAGGTTGGAAACAGTTATTATTTGGCGGATGGGGACCTTCCATTATCCGGTAAGCGATCTGTTGATGGAAATACGATTTTGATCAAACAAGGAAATGATACACAGACATATACTGCTGAGAAGCTTTCCTTGTCGGAGATTTATCCATTTTTTAAACCGGAGCAACGTCCGATTCTGTTCTTGCTGGGATTGTATGTAGCATTGCTGGTGATCGCAGCGTTTTTTCAATTTTTTCAGACCTTCTTATTGCAGAAGGTGTCCAATCAAATTGTTAAGAAAATGCGCAATGATGTGTTTGCCCATACACAGCGGCTTCCGATCAATTATTATGTGGATCAGCCGGCAGGAAAAATTGTCGCTAGAATTACCAATGATACGGAAGCCATTCGGGATTTATATGAACGTGTGTTATCGATTGTAGTAACGAGTATTATTTATATGGCAGGTATTTTTATTGCTTTGTTTTTACTTGATGTCACATTGGCGGCATTCAGTTTGCTTGTTATTCCGTTGATTCTGGGCTGGATGAAGGTGTATAAGTACTTTGGAACCAAATATAATACTGTGATTCGCTCTACGGTCAGTGCCATTAATGGAAATATTAATGAAGCAATTCAGGGAATGCCGATTATCCAGGCGTTTCGTCGTGAAAAACAAACGAAAGCTGAATTTGAGACATTAAATGAACGCAATTTTACGTATCAACGCAAATTGGTTAAATTAAGCGCACTAACATCATATAATCTTGTTACAGTTTTTCGGAACCTGGCCTTTGTTGGCTTTATCTGGTATTTTGGCTCATTTTCGCTTGAGCCTGGTAGCATTATTTCCATTGGTGTTCTCTATGCGTTTGTGGATTATCTCAACCGCTTATTTGAACCATTGGAGGATATTGTCAACCAGTTACCACTGATTGAGCAGGCAAGGGTAGCCGGCAATCGTGTATTTACCTTAATGGATCACCAAGGCGAGGATGTGCAAGTTCGAAAAATCGACAAATATCGCGGGAATATCGATTTTAACCATGTGTCATTTGCCTATGATGATAAGGATTATGTCATCAAAGATATGTCTTTTTCGGTTAAGGCGGGGCAAACCGTTGCTTTTGTCGGGCATACCGGATCAGGCAAAAGTTCGATTATGAATCTGTTGTTTCGCTTCTATGACCCACAGCATGGAACGATTACAATCGATGGACAAAAAACCGTTGCCTTGTCACGACAGCAGGTGAGAAGTCATATGGGCATCGTCTTACAGGATCCATTTCTGTTTTCGGGGACTGTCATCTCCAATGTTACGATGAATGACCCAAATATTACCCGGGAAATGGCAATCGCGGCATTGCAGGCAGTTGGGGCTAACCGGTTTATTGAGAAATTGCCTGACAGGTACGATGAAAAGGTCACCGAGGGCGGGACTACTTTTTCACTTGGGGAGCGGCAACTGATCTCTTTTGCCCGTGCCTTGGCATTTGATCCGGCCATACTAATTCTCGATGAAGCGACTGCCAATATTGATACAGAAACGGAGCATATGATCCAGCGAGCATTAGATGTATTGAAGCAAGGGCGTACCACACTTGTTATTGCGCACCGCTTGTCAACAATTCAACAGGCCGATGCAATATTTGTACTCGAGCATGGTGAAATTGTAGAACAAGGAAATCATGAAACACTCATTCAACAAAAAGGCCTATACCATCAAATGTATCAAATGCAACAAGGAAGAACACGCCAGGCTGGGTAG
- a CDS encoding ABC transporter ATP-binding protein has product MFQVFNKLKWFFKYYWKRYVLAITVLIIASAIGLIPPKIVGFAIDKIQFETLTMKLLTMIVAGYLLLAVIHYAISFLWDYTLFSGAAILERWTRSKLMDHFLHMTPTFFGKYRTGDLMARATNDLRAIQLTAGFGVLTLVDSSMFMLMIIAMMGFTISWKLTLAALIPLPIMAVVMNKYGAAIHARFMKAQAAFGEMNNDVLESVRGVRVIRAFVQEKQEEVRFQAMTEDVYRKNIEVVKIDALFEPTMKILVGLSYTIGIGYGALLVFQSGITLGDLVTFNVYLGMLIWPMFAVGELINILQRGNASLDRVQETLSYEADVQDSAHPRQVKTVDSITFSDVCFAYPGAVSNQLTHVNLQVNPGDTIGIVGKTGAGKTTLFKLMLRQYPGLVGSIRISGVELSDISLGQIRDWIGYVPQDQIMFSKTIRENIQFGKADATDQEIYRTLDLAHFLDDIKQLPNGLDTQVGESGVTLSGGQKQRVALARAFIKDPEILILDDSLSAVDGKTEAKIMEHLRHERRNKTTFIAAHRLSAVTHADHIIVLDDGKITEAGTHEVLMNQGGWYMQQYQLQQLEDKEEIS; this is encoded by the coding sequence ATGTTTCAGGTTTTTAACAAGTTAAAATGGTTTTTTAAGTATTATTGGAAACGGTATGTGTTAGCAATAACGGTATTAATTATTGCCAGTGCGATTGGCTTAATCCCGCCCAAAATAGTTGGCTTCGCGATTGATAAAATCCAGTTTGAAACACTGACAATGAAATTATTAACCATGATCGTTGCCGGTTATTTGCTGCTAGCGGTTATTCATTATGCCATCTCGTTTTTGTGGGATTATACCTTGTTCAGCGGAGCGGCGATTTTAGAACGGTGGACCAGGAGTAAATTGATGGATCACTTTTTGCATATGACGCCAACCTTTTTTGGTAAATACCGGACTGGTGATTTAATGGCCCGTGCAACGAATGATTTGCGTGCCATTCAGTTGACGGCGGGATTTGGTGTGTTGACACTGGTTGATTCGAGTATGTTCATGTTGATGATTATCGCCATGATGGGATTTACCATCAGTTGGAAATTAACCCTTGCTGCGCTGATCCCATTACCAATTATGGCAGTCGTGATGAATAAATATGGAGCAGCAATTCATGCTCGCTTTATGAAGGCACAAGCTGCATTTGGCGAGATGAATAATGATGTTTTGGAATCGGTTCGTGGGGTGCGGGTGATCCGTGCTTTTGTGCAGGAAAAACAGGAAGAGGTACGATTTCAAGCGATGACGGAGGATGTCTATCGGAAAAATATCGAGGTTGTAAAAATTGATGCCTTATTCGAGCCAACGATGAAAATTCTTGTTGGGCTGTCGTATACGATCGGGATTGGCTATGGGGCATTGCTAGTGTTCCAAAGCGGGATCACACTTGGTGATTTGGTTACATTTAATGTCTATCTTGGTATGCTCATTTGGCCGATGTTTGCGGTTGGCGAATTAATTAATATTTTACAGCGGGGAAATGCTTCATTGGATCGCGTACAGGAAACGTTGAGCTATGAAGCGGATGTGCAAGATAGTGCCCATCCAAGGCAGGTGAAAACGGTTGATTCGATCACATTTTCCGATGTCTGTTTTGCCTATCCTGGGGCGGTATCCAATCAATTAACCCATGTGAACTTGCAAGTGAACCCTGGTGATACCATCGGGATTGTTGGTAAAACCGGTGCTGGTAAAACAACCTTGTTTAAATTAATGCTTCGCCAGTATCCGGGCCTTGTTGGCAGTATCCGTATTTCAGGTGTGGAATTATCAGATATAAGCCTTGGGCAAATTCGCGATTGGATTGGCTATGTGCCACAGGATCAAATCATGTTTTCGAAAACAATTCGGGAAAATATTCAATTTGGCAAAGCTGACGCGACGGATCAGGAAATTTACCGGACGCTGGACTTGGCTCATTTCCTTGATGATATCAAACAACTGCCAAATGGATTGGATACGCAGGTTGGTGAGAGCGGTGTTACGCTTTCAGGCGGACAAAAACAGCGTGTGGCCTTAGCCAGGGCGTTTATCAAGGATCCGGAAATTTTAATCCTTGATGATTCATTATCTGCAGTCGATGGAAAAACGGAGGCGAAAATCATGGAACATTTACGTCATGAACGCCGGAACAAAACAACCTTTATCGCGGCGCACAGGCTGTCAGCGGTCACCCATGCCGATCATATTATTGTGCTTGACGACGGAAAAATTACCGAAGCAGGCACACATGAGGTGCTGATGAACCAAGGTGGCTGGTATATGCAACAGTATCAGCTACAGCAATTGGAGGATAAGGAGGAGATCTCCTAA